In Isosphaera pallida ATCC 43644, the sequence CTGGCGGCGGTGGCCAACAACACTCTGGCGCTGGGGCACGCCGCCATGCTCATCAACGAGGGACTGCCCAACTTCCTGGTCAAGCGGCTACGGCTCAAGTATGATCTTGCAAGCATGTGCGTGGGAATTTTAGGCATGGCCTTCAAGGCGGAAAGCGACGATCCTCGCGAATCGCTCTCCTACAAACTGCGCAAGATTCTCGAATACGAGGCTCGCGAGGTGGTTTGCACCGACGTTTACATCAACGATCCTCGGTTCCTCCCGTTGGAGGAAGTGCTGACGCGGGCCGATTTGCTGATTGTCGGCGCGCCGCATCACCAATACCGCGAGTTAGGGTTGCCGCCGGGCAAGCCGGTTGTTGACATCTGGAACCTTTATGGAGGGGGCGCGGCCCTCTGACGTGAACATGCCCCGCACCCTAGTCACCGGCGCGGCTGGATTCATTGGCGGCTACGTGGTCGAAGAGTTGCTTCGCCGCGGCCACGAGGTCGTCGGTTTGGACAATTATTCCAAATACGGCCCGGTGAGTCACCGGTTTGACACCGATCCGCGTTATCGATTCGTCCAGGGCGACGCTAAAGACGTCGAGCTGGTCAAGCAGCTGGTGGTCGATTGCGACCATTTCATTGCCGGGGCGGCGATCATCGGCGGTATCGCCCTGTTTCACCAGCGGGCCTACGACCTGATGGCCGAAAATGAGCGGATCGCTGCGGCCGCCTTCGACGCGGCGATCGCCGCCCACGACCAGGGCCGCGGACGTCTGGTCAAGATCACCGTGGTTTCCTCCTCGATGGTTTACGAACGGGCCGAAGTCTTCCCTACTCCCGAAGGCCACCAACGGGAATGTCCTCCCCCTTTGTCCACCTACGGCTTCCAAAAGCTAGCGCTGGAGTATTTCGCCCAAGGCGCGTGGGAGCAGTACCGCCTGCCTTACACGATTGTGCGACCGTTCAATTGCGTCGGTTTGGGCGAAAAACGAGCCGTTGGTGACTATGACGTGACGTCCGGCGACATCAAGCTCGCCATGAGTCATGTGGTGCCGGATTTGTGTCAAAAGGTACTGAAAGGGCAGGACCCCTTACGCATTCTTGGGGATGGTCATCAGGTTCGGCACTATACCCACGGCTCCGACCTGGCGCGGGGGATCGTCCTGGCGGTCGAATCGCCCGCTGCGTTGAATGAGGATTTTAACCTCTCCACGGATCGTTCGACCACCGTGCTGGAACTGGCCCAACTCATCTGGCGCAAGGTCAAAGGCCCGGATGTCCCCTTCCGCTATGAATCTGACCCCCCTTTCACCTATGACGTTCAGCAGCGGATCCCCGACGTCTCCAAGGCGCGACGTTTGCTGGGTTTTGAGGCCAAAATCGAGTTGGAGGACATGCTCGACGAACTCATCCCCTGGATTCGCCGCCAAATCGAGGTCGGGGGAATCTGAGGGAGGGGGAAGAGCAGGGTTGGGCAGTAGAGTGATGGAGAGCTAAGATGCAATTATTTGAATATTCATTAATATGGATGTTGGTTTGGAGATCCGCTAGCTTGATTGGGTTGGAACCGTCGGGTTCAATCATTCGCGTTTTACCGACCTCTTGGATGGTGGCGACCCCGACCTGCGCCGCGGAATTCCCAGCGATGACGACGCCCTCTCCTTTGCCTTCGCCGCGTCCCCAGTTTTCAGCTCGCCGCGTTTTGAGCGTGTCGCGGCGTCAGGATCGCGCCGGCACGCTGGACGTAGCGACCGCCGCACGTTTGCCCGCGCCGGGTTTAGCGATGCCCAGCGGCTTCGAGTTCGACTCAACTGGCCAAACCTTGTGGTACCTCAAGTCGGAAGGGACCGAGTTGGATCAAGTGGTTTGGCGTTTCGAGGTGACCCGTCCCCAGGAGCCGCCTCGGGTGGTGACCCGTCCGCCCGATCGGGGCGACACCGACGCTAACCTGCCCCTGGCCGAACAACTCCGCCGCGAGCGTCAACGGCAACGCGTCACCGGCGTCAGTCGGTTCCTCCCGGCACCCGAGGGCCATCGCCTTCTGATCCCCCTTCAGGGCGATCTGTACCTTCAAGAAGGCGACGGACCATTGCAACGACTCACCAACACCGAGTCCCCCGAACTCGACCCCCAGTGGTCACCCCGAGGCGATCGCGTCGCCTTTGTGCGCGACGGCGAACTCGTTGTGTTGGATCTGACCACCCGGCGCGAAACCGCGCTAACCGCTGGAGCCGAGGAGGGGATGGTTCACGGCCTGGCCGAGTTCATCGCTCAAGAGGAACTGGGACGCTCCAGCGGCTTTTGGTGGTCGCCGCAGGGGTCGAAGCTGGCGTATCAGATTACCGACGAGCGCCACATTCCCCCCTTGACTATTGTTTATCCTGCTGCCGACGAGTCCGACCCGCGACGCTTGGAAACCCATCGCTACCCCTTCGCGGGCGAAGCCAACGCCCGGGTTGCTCTAGCGGTGGTCCCGGTCAACGGCGGTCCGGCCCGACGGCTTGATCTAGCCGTTGGCATGGAGGATTTCTACTTGGCGCGGGTCGATTGGGAGACCGAGACCCGGGTGTTGGTCCAGACCCTCTCGCGCGATCAGACCCGCCTGGTATTGAGCCGCCACCATCTCGATTGCGATCCCATTAAAGTGGAGATTCTCATCGATGAGCGTCAAGAACCCTGGATTA encodes:
- a CDS encoding NAD-dependent epimerase/dehydratase family protein, with amino-acid sequence MPRTLVTGAAGFIGGYVVEELLRRGHEVVGLDNYSKYGPVSHRFDTDPRYRFVQGDAKDVELVKQLVVDCDHFIAGAAIIGGIALFHQRAYDLMAENERIAAAAFDAAIAAHDQGRGRLVKITVVSSSMVYERAEVFPTPEGHQRECPPPLSTYGFQKLALEYFAQGAWEQYRLPYTIVRPFNCVGLGEKRAVGDYDVTSGDIKLAMSHVVPDLCQKVLKGQDPLRILGDGHQVRHYTHGSDLARGIVLAVESPAALNEDFNLSTDRSTTVLELAQLIWRKVKGPDVPFRYESDPPFTYDVQQRIPDVSKARRLLGFEAKIELEDMLDELIPWIRRQIEVGGI